One Candidatus Cardinium hertigii DNA window includes the following coding sequences:
- a CDS encoding FtsK/SpoIIIE family DNA translocase, which yields MVKNSYKIQQDSAVEKKEHTFYFDQRIRITIGLLLQGIALFLALAFYSHLLHGNHDQPIIESYQALGITKSGIAIGNWLGFAGAFVSYYFVHLWWGITAFLFLPCLFIVGTKMIKQKIWPRCSLYKVFMSSLFLIVWFTILLGYLHTLYPTITLLTEQVGGIGYEMGVLFKSLLGYGTLLLLAVSLIIFFVLCFNITTWSMSSYFPLGKSPPSKQNMLPQDGLLNHTNDKSDNEESIGKKKMNSSCAVVMPLAAEPLPIGNTACSKEPTIDFEIVGSDASTQLAVTAHAAIQPSRLRSENYDPTLDLSTYRYPTLDLLEQYEQSRLSVTEEELTNNKNIIVQTLHNFKINIAKIKATIGPTVTLYEIVPEAGIKVARIKSLEDDIALNLAALGIRMIAPIPGKGTIGIEVPNKHRELVPLQGMLAADKFLKGKMDLPIVLGKSIANELFMADLTRMPHLLIAGATGQGKSVGLNVLLASLIYKKHPSQLKLVLVDPKKVELSLYNKLENHFLAKLPTSEEAIITETKKVVHTLHSLCIEMDHRYELLKEAGTRNIKEYNEKFIKRTLPPQEGHRFLPYIVLVIDEFADMIMTAGKEIEVPIARLAQLARAIGIHLVLATQRPSVNVITGTIKANFPVRISYKVSSRIDSRTILDMSGAEQLVGNGDMLLAMNSDIIRLQTPFLDTAEVDRVCTYIGNQSGYPSAYLLPTYDAEDKEDASTVDPQAIDPLFVEAAKLIVLHQQGSTSLIQRKLKLGYNRSGRIIDQLEAAGIVGPFEGSKAREVLIADEACLHALLAGLNFKD from the coding sequence ATGGTTAAAAACAGCTACAAAATTCAGCAGGACAGCGCTGTGGAAAAAAAAGAGCATACTTTTTACTTTGATCAGCGCATTCGCATTACCATTGGGTTATTGCTACAGGGGATTGCCCTATTTCTAGCATTGGCCTTTTATTCCCATTTACTACATGGGAACCATGATCAGCCTATTATTGAATCGTATCAAGCATTGGGCATAACAAAATCAGGGATAGCCATAGGCAACTGGTTGGGTTTTGCAGGTGCTTTTGTGAGCTACTATTTTGTACACCTATGGTGGGGTATTACGGCTTTTCTTTTCTTACCTTGTCTATTTATCGTAGGAACCAAGATGATAAAACAAAAGATTTGGCCGCGCTGTTCCCTGTATAAAGTCTTTATGAGTTCCCTCTTTCTAATAGTGTGGTTTACTATACTACTGGGTTACCTACATACCCTCTACCCAACTATAACCCTACTAACAGAACAAGTAGGAGGCATTGGGTATGAAATGGGCGTTCTGTTTAAAAGCTTGCTAGGTTATGGGACTTTACTGCTGTTGGCTGTCTCATTGATCATTTTTTTTGTTCTCTGCTTTAACATCACAACATGGTCTATGAGCAGTTACTTCCCGCTAGGAAAATCACCTCCCTCCAAACAAAATATGCTTCCACAAGACGGCTTATTAAACCATACCAATGATAAATCAGATAACGAGGAATCTATTGGTAAAAAAAAAATGAATTCTAGCTGTGCGGTTGTAATGCCCCTCGCAGCGGAACCGCTCCCTATAGGAAACACAGCTTGCTCTAAGGAACCCACCATAGATTTTGAGATAGTAGGGAGCGATGCATCCACTCAGCTTGCCGTTACCGCTCATGCTGCGATCCAACCGAGCCGCCTCCGCAGTGAAAATTATGACCCAACCTTAGATTTATCTACCTACCGCTACCCCACCTTAGATCTATTAGAACAATATGAACAAAGCCGGCTATCCGTTACAGAGGAGGAGCTAACCAATAATAAAAATATCATTGTACAAACCCTCCATAATTTTAAAATCAACATAGCGAAAATCAAGGCAACCATTGGCCCCACTGTTACGCTCTATGAAATAGTACCTGAAGCAGGCATTAAAGTAGCTAGAATCAAAAGTTTAGAGGATGATATTGCTTTGAATCTAGCAGCATTGGGTATTCGCATGATCGCGCCTATACCAGGCAAGGGAACTATCGGGATTGAAGTTCCCAATAAGCACCGTGAACTCGTACCCTTACAAGGGATGCTTGCTGCTGATAAATTCTTAAAGGGGAAAATGGACCTCCCTATTGTATTGGGAAAGAGTATTGCCAATGAGCTATTTATGGCAGATCTAACACGCATGCCCCACCTGCTTATTGCGGGGGCTACGGGACAAGGCAAATCCGTAGGTCTTAATGTATTGCTTGCTTCTTTAATTTATAAGAAGCACCCTTCCCAATTAAAATTGGTATTGGTTGATCCCAAAAAAGTAGAGCTTTCCTTATATAATAAGTTGGAAAACCATTTTTTAGCTAAGCTACCCACTAGTGAAGAGGCCATTATTACGGAAACCAAAAAAGTAGTCCATACCCTCCATTCCCTCTGCATTGAAATGGATCACCGCTATGAACTATTAAAAGAAGCAGGCACGCGTAACATTAAAGAGTATAATGAAAAGTTTATAAAGCGAACCCTTCCTCCACAAGAAGGGCATCGGTTTTTACCCTACATTGTACTTGTCATAGATGAGTTTGCAGATATGATTATGACAGCAGGTAAGGAAATTGAAGTTCCCATTGCGCGTTTGGCACAACTGGCACGTGCCATTGGCATCCATCTGGTATTAGCTACCCAACGTCCTTCCGTTAATGTTATTACTGGAACCATCAAAGCGAATTTCCCCGTTAGGATCTCTTACAAAGTAAGCTCCCGTATCGATTCAAGGACTATTTTGGATATGAGTGGCGCAGAACAGTTGGTAGGAAATGGTGATATGCTACTCGCCATGAATTCAGATATTATACGGCTACAAACCCCTTTCTTAGATACAGCAGAGGTGGACCGTGTTTGTACGTATATTGGGAACCAGTCAGGTTATCCTTCTGCCTATCTATTGCCTACCTACGATGCAGAAGATAAGGAGGACGCTAGTACGGTAGATCCACAAGCCATAGATCCTCTATTCGTAGAAGCGGCTAAGCTCATTGTATTGCATCAACAAGGTAGTACCTCTTTAATTCAACGCAAACTAAAACTAGGCTACAACCGCTCCGGAAGAATCATAGATCAACTAGAAGCTGCTGGCATTGTGGGCCCCTTTGAGGGCAGCAAGGCAAGAGAAGTACTAATAGCAGATGAAGCATGCTTACATGCATTATTGGCCGGTTTAAATTTTAAAGATTAA
- a CDS encoding metal ABC transporter permease has product MIKIGVTSVEQMIDAIQDFFSLSDPNVRNVLLGTILLSTSSSMIGTLAFLKRKTLINDAMAHAALPGICLAFLITGEKHTHWLMVGAFITSWLASIVIHKITTHSKIKQDTAIALVSSVAFGLGNFLLSILQHSSRSNQGGLKLFLLGSAATLLKEDIFLLFLLSLLIIVVLLFCLKRFVIIAFDSLFAKSIGIPVKQMDYLFTSLLVLAIIIGIQAVGIVLMSAMLITPAATARFWTSNVNYIILFSVLISLFASLVGTCISYMYASMPTGPWIVLMLSLLAYGSFFFSWYYRMFKKNK; this is encoded by the coding sequence ATGATCAAAATTGGGGTTACATCCGTTGAACAAATGATAGATGCGATTCAAGATTTTTTTTCCTTATCAGATCCAAATGTACGCAATGTACTCCTGGGGACTATTCTCTTAAGTACGAGTAGCTCCATGATTGGGACCCTTGCGTTTTTAAAAAGAAAAACATTAATTAATGATGCAATGGCTCATGCTGCATTACCTGGTATTTGCCTTGCTTTTCTTATAACAGGCGAAAAACATACCCATTGGTTAATGGTAGGTGCTTTCATCACAAGCTGGTTAGCATCTATAGTGATCCATAAAATTACAACTCATTCAAAAATAAAGCAAGATACGGCTATTGCGCTTGTCTCATCTGTAGCTTTTGGTTTAGGGAACTTCTTGCTCTCTATTTTACAGCACAGCAGTCGATCGAACCAAGGGGGGCTCAAATTATTTCTATTGGGAAGTGCAGCAACCTTATTGAAGGAAGATATTTTTTTACTGTTTCTGCTTAGCCTACTCATTATAGTAGTGCTGCTGTTTTGTTTAAAACGCTTTGTTATCATTGCATTCGATAGTCTTTTCGCGAAATCCATAGGCATTCCTGTTAAGCAAATGGATTACTTGTTTACAAGTTTATTGGTTTTAGCCATTATCATTGGTATACAGGCAGTAGGGATTGTATTGATGAGCGCTATGCTTATTACGCCAGCCGCTACAGCTCGATTTTGGACGTCTAATGTAAATTATATTATATTATTCTCTGTTTTAATTTCTCTTTTTGCTTCCCTTGTAGGAACCTGTATTTCTTACATGTATGCTTCCATGCCGACTGGTCCTTGGATTGTGCTTATGCTGTCTCTGTTGGCTTACGGCTCTTTCTTTTTCTCCTGGTACTATCGTATGTTTAAAAAAAATAAATAA
- a CDS encoding aminopeptidase P N-terminal domain-containing protein has protein sequence MRYRNIDPQLFITNRKKLISYLRPNSLVVLQANDSMPKNTDATMPFVQHSDLFYLSGIDQEETILLLYPDAIKSEWKEILFIKETNEMVEIWEGKKYTKEAARDRSGIETIHWISAFEPLLHTLMGLAEQLYLSSNEHPRANCPVESRNSRFIRWVKEHYPLHRYERIAPIMQKLRSIKEPIELSLLQEACRITEAGFRSVLSIIQPGLMEYEAEALLAYEFIRRGSRGFAFEPIIASGANSCILHYHQNNQPCPAEGLLLLDIGAEYANYSADVTRVVPITGVFTARQRQVYASVLHILKTAQALITAGLSFLDYHKEIIAWVEHELLALRLIDRTDLKTQTQTAPAYKKYFMHGISHHLGLSTHDVGDTHGIMQANMVLTVEPGIYIPKEGIGIRLEDDIVVCHNGIRNLTEDIPIEVEEIETLMRQGKQL, from the coding sequence ATGCGCTATAGAAATATTGATCCACAGCTTTTTATAACAAATAGAAAAAAACTAATATCCTATTTGCGTCCCAATAGTTTAGTGGTTTTACAGGCCAACGATAGCATGCCTAAGAATACAGATGCTACTATGCCATTTGTACAGCATAGTGATCTCTTTTATCTCTCGGGTATAGATCAAGAAGAGACCATCCTATTACTCTACCCAGATGCCATTAAATCAGAATGGAAAGAAATTTTATTTATTAAGGAAACCAATGAAATGGTAGAAATCTGGGAAGGGAAGAAATATACGAAGGAAGCCGCTCGCGATAGGAGTGGTATTGAGACCATCCATTGGATAAGTGCATTTGAACCGCTATTGCATACGCTTATGGGCTTAGCAGAGCAGCTATACCTTAGTAGCAATGAGCATCCAAGAGCCAACTGTCCCGTAGAAAGCAGGAATAGCCGTTTTATTCGTTGGGTTAAGGAGCACTATCCTTTACACCGCTATGAACGTATAGCGCCCATCATGCAAAAATTACGCAGCATAAAGGAACCCATAGAACTTAGTCTTTTACAAGAGGCCTGTAGGATTACGGAGGCTGGTTTTCGATCTGTTTTATCTATTATTCAACCTGGTTTAATGGAATATGAAGCAGAAGCTTTGCTCGCTTATGAATTTATCCGGAGGGGTTCAAGGGGATTTGCGTTTGAACCTATTATTGCAAGTGGCGCCAATAGCTGTATTTTGCACTATCATCAGAATAACCAGCCTTGCCCAGCAGAGGGGCTGCTATTGTTAGATATAGGCGCAGAATACGCAAATTACTCTGCTGATGTCACCCGCGTAGTACCTATCACGGGTGTATTTACAGCTAGGCAACGCCAAGTATATGCTAGCGTATTGCATATTCTAAAAACAGCACAAGCCCTTATTACGGCTGGGCTTTCTTTTTTAGATTACCACAAAGAAATCATTGCATGGGTAGAGCATGAACTGCTGGCATTACGCCTGATAGACCGCACAGACCTTAAAACCCAAACCCAAACAGCCCCTGCTTATAAAAAATATTTTATGCACGGCATCTCGCATCATTTGGGTCTTAGTACGCATGATGTAGGGGATACCCATGGCATCATGCAGGCTAATATGGTGCTAACAGTAGAACCTGGTATCTATATTCCAAAAGAGGGAATAGGTATACGGCTAGAAGATGATATAGTAGTGTGCCACAATGGTATACGAAACTTAACAGAAGATATCCCTATTGAAGTAGAAGAAATAGAAACGCTTATGCGCCAAGGTAAACAACTATAG
- a CDS encoding type I restriction enzyme HsdR N-terminal domain-containing protein, with protein sequence MIPLRLPSFAYRTKQALSKTYILDLIKDKYVLLTPEEWVRQHILYYLIRHLGYPKGLFCLERKIQKITTKYRPDVVFFDKYGMAKMIIECKAPYVKITETILYQVIQYNRQLPVNVIVVTNGLTHFCWQFKKERGQFEAIHCIPTYQTRL encoded by the coding sequence ATGATTCCACTTAGGCTTCCCTCTTTTGCTTATAGAACAAAGCAAGCGCTAAGTAAAACGTATATTTTAGATCTTATAAAAGACAAATATGTATTATTAACGCCAGAGGAGTGGGTCCGGCAACATATTTTGTACTATTTAATTAGACATTTAGGTTACCCCAAAGGTTTATTTTGTTTAGAACGAAAGATTCAAAAAATTACAACAAAATATAGGCCGGATGTTGTATTTTTTGATAAATACGGAATGGCTAAAATGATTATAGAATGTAAGGCTCCCTATGTTAAGATTACAGAGACAATACTATATCAGGTCATACAGTATAATCGGCAACTTCCTGTAAATGTTATAGTAGTGACCAATGGGTTAACACACTTTTGCTGGCAATTTAAGAAAGAAAGGGGTCAATTTGAAGCAATCCATTGTATCCCAACCTATCAAACACGCTTATGA
- a CDS encoding iron-sulfur cluster assembly protein, with protein sequence MIQKETIIEAIKQVYDPEIPVDIYALGLIYDITILPFNNVEILMTLTSPNCPAAEVIPSQVEEKVKAIEGVNEVMVHITFEPPYTTDRMSEAARLELGFA encoded by the coding sequence ATGATTCAAAAAGAAACCATTATAGAGGCTATCAAGCAGGTATATGACCCAGAAATACCGGTAGATATTTATGCCTTGGGGCTTATCTATGACATTACTATTTTACCATTTAATAATGTTGAAATTCTCATGACGCTTACCTCCCCTAACTGTCCAGCAGCAGAGGTCATCCCTAGCCAAGTAGAGGAAAAGGTAAAAGCAATAGAGGGTGTTAATGAGGTAATGGTACATATTACTTTTGAACCACCCTATACGACAGATCGTATGTCCGAAGCCGCTCGATTGGAACTGGGGTTTGCTTAA
- a CDS encoding AAA family ATPase: protein MLIQYHGQRVYMLIDEYDTPLNKAYGNEAYFKAMVAFMRNLFSAALKGNATLEKGVLTGILRISKDSMLSGLNNLETYTSLDEAYSNHFGFSEAEVAFLFKEKGLVFLWKQ from the coding sequence ATGCTTATACAATACCATGGCCAAAGGGTCTATATGCTTATAGATGAATACGATACGCCTCTTAATAAAGCTTATGGAAATGAGGCATACTTTAAAGCTATGGTTGCATTTATGCGTAACCTATTTAGTGCTGCTTTAAAAGGAAATGCTACGCTAGAAAAAGGGGTATTAACGGGTATATTACGTATTTCTAAAGATAGTATGCTTTCTGGATTAAATAATTTAGAAACGTATACCTCATTAGATGAAGCATATAGCAACCACTTTGGTTTTAGTGAAGCAGAAGTTGCCTTTTTATTTAAAGAAAAAGGCTTGGTATTTCTATGGAAGCAGTAA
- a CDS encoding SPOR domain-containing protein produces the protein MAIRYFIGFFLLLFCLPVEVIGCFCFKAKKKIYSEDLSCHRMPFYTAKKGKKEAAGPLVLPHDQTSRLEECLAKRRLACERMPYLKGFTIQVYMGNSRATALSMQERAAALQTMYTPRLHYRQPNYVVQLGFFPERLEAYFVYVSLAKALPHVLLRPFMLKRKGYPLSLQNN, from the coding sequence ATGGCTATACGTTATTTTATAGGATTTTTTTTACTATTGTTCTGTCTACCAGTGGAGGTCATTGGATGTTTTTGTTTTAAAGCAAAAAAAAAGATCTATAGCGAAGATCTCTCCTGTCATAGGATGCCATTTTATACAGCTAAGAAAGGCAAAAAAGAAGCAGCAGGACCTCTTGTTTTGCCACATGACCAAACCAGTCGCTTGGAAGAATGTTTGGCCAAGCGTAGGCTAGCCTGTGAGCGTATGCCTTATCTCAAGGGATTTACCATACAGGTTTATATGGGCAATAGCAGAGCAACTGCATTGAGCATGCAAGAGCGTGCGGCTGCTTTACAAACCATGTATACCCCTCGTTTGCACTACAGGCAGCCCAATTATGTGGTGCAGTTAGGTTTTTTTCCAGAACGATTAGAAGCTTATTTTGTTTATGTAAGCTTAGCAAAAGCATTACCGCATGTATTGCTTCGTCCCTTTATGCTTAAAAGGAAAGGGTATCCTCTGTCATTGCAAAACAACTAG
- the trpS gene encoding tryptophan--tRNA ligase, producing MQKKRMLTGDRPTGPLHLGHYIGSLQNRVKLQETYEQYVMIADGQALTDHFMHPKEIAKHVVELAKDYLSIGINPAQTTILVQSQIPEIAELTLYYLNLVSVSKLERNPTVKYEIAQKGYTSNIPAGFLCYPVNQAADITLFQAEYVPGGSDQLPMIEQTNAIVKRFNKLYNTHILKECQIILSHMPRLVGIDGKAKASKSLGNAISLSDRPEVIKQKVFQMYTDPKHGKVSDPGCIEGNVVFAYLDAFHPDKETVEALKCHYSKGGLGDVTLKNMLNDHLQCLLAPIREKRETLSTHAIREMLYDGNQRARQLASVTMGMVRDAMGIYQ from the coding sequence ATGCAAAAAAAGAGAATGCTAACAGGAGATCGCCCAACGGGACCGCTGCATTTGGGACATTATATTGGTTCTCTACAAAATAGAGTAAAACTGCAAGAAACATATGAGCAATACGTTATGATTGCAGATGGGCAAGCTTTAACCGATCATTTTATGCATCCCAAAGAGATAGCCAAGCATGTTGTGGAACTCGCTAAAGATTATCTTAGCATAGGTATTAATCCAGCGCAAACTACCATTTTAGTCCAATCTCAAATACCAGAAATTGCAGAACTAACGTTGTACTATCTTAATTTGGTTAGTGTAAGCAAACTAGAACGAAATCCTACTGTGAAATACGAGATAGCACAAAAGGGATATACGAGCAATATCCCTGCAGGATTTTTATGCTATCCTGTTAACCAGGCAGCAGATATTACTCTATTTCAAGCAGAATATGTACCAGGTGGATCAGATCAGTTACCAATGATTGAACAAACCAACGCAATTGTTAAACGCTTTAATAAGCTATACAATACCCATATATTAAAGGAGTGTCAAATCATTTTAAGCCATATGCCTAGACTAGTTGGTATAGATGGCAAAGCTAAGGCCAGTAAGTCATTAGGGAATGCGATCTCTCTTTCAGATAGGCCTGAAGTTATTAAGCAGAAAGTGTTTCAAATGTATACGGATCCTAAGCATGGTAAAGTAAGCGATCCCGGCTGTATAGAAGGGAATGTGGTATTTGCTTATTTAGATGCCTTCCATCCCGATAAGGAAACCGTTGAGGCATTAAAGTGCCATTACAGTAAGGGTGGGTTAGGAGATGTAACCCTCAAAAATATGTTGAATGATCACTTGCAATGCTTATTGGCACCCATTAGAGAGAAAAGGGAAACGCTATCTACGCATGCAATAAGAGAAATGCTATATGATGGAAACCAAAGAGCAAGACAGCTGGCCAGCGTAACCATGGGAATGGTCCGAGATGCTATGGGTATCTACCAATAA
- a CDS encoding bifunctional UDP-3-O-[3-hydroxymyristoyl] N-acetylglucosamine deacetylase/3-hydroxyacyl-ACP dehydratase encodes MQQHTIRRTIQFEGVGLHTGIPIKAVLLPMPVHTGIQFQRVDLPNQPIVEAVVAHVAATERNTMLVKESVQVATTEHILAALAGLEIDNLCIQLDGPEIPDLDGCAVAFVQLLLEAERLPQEAERKTFKIREKFTYEDPITASYFEVYPDAAYSVQCTIAYPRWPLEQQYAILRNIAYFPAEIAPARTFLYLDEVADLYRRGLVQGGDPTKAVIFSERTLNQELLEEVTRLSGKQITQLVTPGQPLANVLRYPNEPARHKLLDLMGDVALLGRPLLGKIEAHKPGHGPNTRFIAALQRFLQRQETKGPPICDLQAPPCITAKEIAQRLPHRYPFQLVDKIMQLDASSIVGIKNVTINEPFFQGHFPGEPVMPGVLQVEALAQTGGLLVLHSIPDPANYLTYFLSIDRCKFRRVVVPGDTLVLHCQLLTAIKFSTTEKQSIGIAKVYGRVFVGMHLACEAVLLAQIVKQHAAYIN; translated from the coding sequence ATGCAACAACATACCATTCGGCGTACCATCCAATTTGAAGGCGTTGGCCTACATACAGGCATTCCAATAAAAGCAGTATTATTGCCCATGCCTGTGCATACAGGCATACAGTTTCAACGGGTAGATCTCCCTAATCAACCCATTGTAGAAGCAGTAGTAGCCCATGTAGCAGCCACAGAGCGGAATACTATGCTTGTAAAAGAATCCGTACAGGTGGCTACCACAGAGCATATCCTGGCAGCGCTAGCGGGATTAGAAATTGATAACCTATGCATTCAATTAGATGGCCCTGAGATTCCCGATTTAGATGGCTGTGCGGTGGCTTTTGTGCAATTGCTGTTAGAAGCGGAACGATTGCCCCAAGAGGCCGAAAGAAAAACTTTTAAAATCAGGGAGAAATTTACCTACGAAGATCCCATTACAGCCAGCTATTTCGAAGTTTATCCAGATGCAGCTTACAGTGTACAGTGTACCATTGCTTACCCTAGGTGGCCCCTAGAACAGCAGTATGCTATATTACGTAACATAGCATATTTTCCAGCAGAAATAGCGCCGGCACGTACCTTCCTATATTTAGATGAGGTAGCCGATCTTTACCGTCGTGGCTTGGTGCAAGGGGGAGATCCGACCAAAGCCGTTATTTTTTCTGAGCGTACTTTGAACCAAGAGCTGCTGGAAGAAGTGACAAGATTGTCTGGTAAGCAGATTACTCAACTGGTTACGCCTGGGCAGCCGCTAGCCAATGTATTGCGCTATCCCAATGAACCAGCACGTCATAAGCTATTAGATTTAATGGGAGATGTAGCCTTATTGGGGAGGCCCTTGTTAGGGAAAATAGAGGCCCATAAACCGGGACATGGTCCCAATACACGTTTTATAGCCGCGCTACAGCGATTCTTGCAAAGGCAAGAAACCAAAGGTCCCCCCATTTGTGACCTACAGGCTCCCCCTTGTATAACAGCAAAAGAAATTGCTCAACGATTGCCCCATCGGTATCCTTTTCAACTGGTGGATAAAATTATGCAGCTAGATGCAAGCAGTATTGTAGGTATTAAAAATGTAACAATAAATGAACCGTTTTTTCAGGGTCATTTTCCAGGAGAACCTGTAATGCCTGGTGTATTGCAAGTAGAGGCCTTAGCCCAAACAGGAGGGCTTTTGGTTTTACATAGCATACCAGATCCCGCTAACTATTTAACGTATTTTCTTTCCATTGATCGATGTAAATTTCGTCGTGTAGTTGTGCCTGGGGATACGTTGGTATTGCATTGTCAGTTGCTTACAGCTATTAAATTTAGTACCACAGAAAAGCAGTCTATAGGTATCGCAAAAGTATATGGGCGAGTATTTGTAGGCATGCATTTAGCTTGCGAAGCGGTACTATTGGCTCAAATTGTTAAACAGCATGCAGCATACATTAATTGA
- the uppS gene encoding polyprenyl diphosphate synthase codes for MNLPKLQKKPMHIAIIMDGNGRWGKAQTGERSYGHANAKQAVEETITGCLEQGIAYLTLYAFSTENWGRPPQEVSTIFKIIAKGIAENLDRFLAHNIKFRVVGDTTAIPHSCWSKLEEAIEATKYNDGLHFTAAINYGGRAETVAASEAMVNDFLSKAVDEFLSKELQHNTCFHKFTEFIQVYRAKITPDLYEKYLYTGDLPDVDLLIRTGGKKRMSNFLPWKCAYSELYFTDLFWPTFKKKHLIEALDYFQQQHRSFGKTS; via the coding sequence ATGAATTTACCTAAACTTCAAAAGAAACCAATGCATATAGCCATTATCATGGATGGCAATGGCAGATGGGGCAAAGCACAAACAGGAGAGAGGTCTTACGGTCATGCAAATGCAAAACAAGCTGTAGAAGAAACCATCACTGGGTGTTTGGAACAAGGAATAGCCTACCTAACACTTTATGCTTTTTCTACTGAAAACTGGGGTCGTCCCCCCCAAGAGGTAAGTACCATTTTCAAAATTATTGCAAAAGGGATAGCTGAAAATTTAGATCGTTTCTTAGCGCATAATATTAAATTTCGTGTGGTAGGCGATACAACGGCGATTCCGCATTCCTGCTGGTCTAAGTTAGAAGAGGCAATAGAAGCCACAAAATATAACGATGGGTTGCATTTTACAGCTGCTATTAATTACGGTGGAAGAGCAGAAACAGTAGCTGCCTCTGAAGCGATGGTTAACGACTTTTTAAGTAAAGCAGTGGATGAATTTTTAAGTAAAGAACTTCAACACAATACTTGCTTCCATAAGTTTACGGAATTTATACAGGTTTACCGTGCTAAAATTACGCCAGACTTATACGAGAAGTATTTATATACTGGAGACTTACCAGATGTTGATCTCTTAATACGTACAGGGGGAAAAAAGCGGATGAGTAATTTTCTGCCTTGGAAATGTGCTTACTCAGAGCTTTATTTTACAGATTTATTCTGGCCCACTTTCAAAAAAAAACATCTAATAGAAGCTTTGGATTATTTTCAGCAGCAGCATAGGTCTTTTGGAAAAACTAGTTGA
- the tmk gene encoding dTMP kinase, translating into MSFIKDHTKNNSNVRAKPFVLVMEGIDYSGKTTLAHRIQAALTKRAYQVKLLHDPKGSPNGRIIWDTILTLKKQAAHPITEFFLFLAARNELIYKEALGGEKKTDVIIFDRFIFSTIAYQLTHQPQYWELLLSIHRSFSSLVPHSCIYCEIDFNTFQLRSQARSKKDSFDQMNKERFNAIQWAYDQALRLPFCPVIRVNCLHEESFASLIDTIESSLQH; encoded by the coding sequence ATGTCATTTATAAAAGATCATACAAAAAATAACTCTAATGTACGGGCTAAACCCTTTGTGTTAGTTATGGAAGGGATCGATTACTCTGGTAAGACAACCTTAGCGCACCGCATACAAGCTGCTTTAACCAAGCGGGCTTACCAGGTAAAGTTGTTGCATGACCCAAAGGGAAGTCCCAATGGACGCATCATCTGGGATACCATCCTAACCCTTAAAAAGCAAGCAGCACACCCTATTACAGAGTTTTTTCTTTTTTTAGCAGCACGAAATGAGCTTATTTATAAGGAAGCGTTAGGAGGGGAAAAGAAGACAGATGTTATTATTTTTGATCGATTTATTTTTTCTACCATCGCCTACCAATTAACCCATCAACCGCAATATTGGGAATTATTGTTAAGTATCCATCGCTCTTTTTCTAGTTTGGTACCTCATTCATGTATTTATTGTGAGATAGATTTTAATACTTTCCAGTTGCGCAGTCAAGCTCGTAGTAAAAAAGATTCGTTTGATCAAATGAATAAAGAGCGATTTAATGCCATTCAATGGGCTTACGACCAAGCGCTCAGGCTTCCCTTTTGCCCTGTAATACGCGTAAATTGTTTACATGAGGAATCTTTTGCTTCCTTAATAGATACTATTGAAAGCTCCCTCCAGCATTGA